One Solanum pennellii chromosome 10, SPENNV200 genomic region harbors:
- the LOC107002389 gene encoding probable LRR receptor-like serine/threonine-protein kinase At1g06840, protein MEGVRYCGYVFTITAIYCCFVIKFTVAQITDPAEVSALVSIKNGLVDNMNYLEDWEKGDPCTSNWTGIHCFNKVGANGYLHVKELRMMAMNLSGSLTSELGQLSQLHFLNFMWNDLTGSIPEEIGNIKSLKLLLLTGNKLSGSLSDKLGYLPNLRIFQIDENQISGRIPKSFSNLNSVQHIHFNNNTLIGQIPPELSNLSTLLHMLMDNNNLSGYLPPEFSILPRLRIIQLDNNNFSRSEIPASYGNMSSLVKLSLRNCTLQGSIPDLSRVPSLHYLDLSWNQLSGSLPDKLSNNMTAIILSHNRLDGSIPKSFSSLPLLQKLTMDNNLLNGSFSTDIWQNKLTSTSSLLIDLRNNSLSDISGTLEPPLNVTLRLQGNPVCRNDNVRNIVKFCGSEAGAEHKTNNSVIVTGACPIAACPKDNYYEYVPNSPVLCTCASPLIVGWRLKSPSFSYFDPYVRQFEQYMTRDLHLDLYQMLIESNYWEEGPRLRMQLKLFPVVGVSTFNKSEVIRISDILQYWEISVVDLFGPYELLSFTLEGPYSYLNPDIQAKHKNKGAIIAIVVSGVFAAFVSAILTVLIKKRHTKYRSILSRKRLSAKLSIKLDGLRSFTFREMTLATNNFNHSNQVGEGGYGAVFKGILADKTVVAIKRAKEGSVQGQKEFLTEISLLSRVHHRNLVSLLGYCDEEGEQMLVYEFMCNGTLRNWLSANCKGALSFATRLEIVLGAAKGILYLHTEAHPPIFHRDIKASNILLDSKMTAKVADFGLSRLAPVQDDEGVLPNHVSTIVKGTPGYLDPEYFLTRKLTDKSDVYSLGVVFLEILTGMRPISHGKNIVREVNLAHGSEKMFSVMDSTMGSYPSECVEKFVALALKCCEDKPEDRPSMLDVVRELETIQSILNMMPDIDADSVDSKAKFNEPKTSSSFSDCTSKDAFLSSSNVSGAYSISGVSLTMPR, encoded by the exons ATGGAAGGAGTAAGATATTGTGGATATGTTTTTACAATAACAGCaatttattgttgttttgtGATTAAGTTTACAGTTGCTCAAATTACTGATCCTGCTGAAG TGTCAGCTTTGGTATCTATAAAGAATGGTCTGGTTGATAATATGAACTACCTAGAAGATTGGGAGAAGGGTGATCCATGTACATCTAACTGGACAGGAATTCATTGTTTCAACAAAGTTGGAGCCAATGGCTACTTGCATGTCAAGGAACT CCGTATGATGGCTATGAATCTTTCTGGAAGTTTAACATCTGAGCTTGGACAACTATCTCAACTTCATTTTCT GAATTTCATGTGGAATGATTTGACTGGGAGTATACCGGAAGAAATTGGAAACATCAAGTCTCTGAAACTTTT GCTCTTGACTGGAAACAAACTTTCAGGATCTTTATCTGATAAACTTGGGTATCTTCCAAACCTGAGAATATTCCAGATAGACGAGAACCAGATTTCCGGAAGAATTCCTAAATCCTTTTCCAATTTAAACAGTGTCCAACATAT CCACTTCAACAACAACACACTGATTGGACAAATCCCGCCCGAGCTTTCCAATTTGTCCACTCTGCTTCACAT GCTTATGGACAACAACAATCTTTCAGGATACCTTCCTCCTGAGTTTTCAATACTACCGCGTCTTCGTATTAT ACAACTTGATAACAATAATTTCAGCCGTTCCGAGATTCCAGCTTCTTATGGGAACATGTCCTCATTAGTGAAACT AAGTCTCAGAAATTGCACATTGCAAGGATCCATTCCTGATCTTAGCAGAGTACCGAGTCTACACTATCT TGATCTCAGCTGGAATCAACTCTCTGGATCTCTACCAGATAAGCTTTCCAACAACATGACAGCTAT CATTCTGTCACACAATCGTCTTGATGGATCTATTCCGAAGAGTTTTTCATCTCTTCCTTTGTTGCAGAAACT GACAATGGATAACAACCTTCTGAATGGTTCCTTTTCTACTGACATTTGGCAAAACAAGTTAACTTCAACGTCGTCGCTGTTGAT TGATCTTCGGAATAATTCACTTTCGGACATTTCGGGTACTCTTGAACCTCCTCTGAATGTCACTCTAAG GTTGCAGGGCAATCCTGTCTGCAGAAATGACAATGTAAGAAACATCGTCAAGTTCTGTGGCTCTGAAGCCGGAGCAGAACATAAGACGAACAACTCAGTGATTGTAACTGGTGCTTGTCCTATTGCTGCATGCCCAAAGGATAACTATTATGAATATGTTCCAAACTCACCTGTTCTTTGCACTTGTGCCTCACCTCTCATAGTTGGCTGGCGGCTGAAAAGTCCTAGTTTTTCTTACTTTGATCCATATGTGCGTCAATTTGAGCAGTATATGACTAGAGATCTTCATTTGGACCTTTACCAAATGTTGATTGAGTCAAATTATTGGGAAGAAGGACCTCGTCTACGAATGCAATTGAAGCTTTTCCCAGTAGTTGGGGTCAGTACATTTAATAAAAGTGAGGTCATTCGTATCAGCGACATTTTGCAATATTGGGAAATCTCTGTAGTTGACCTTTTTGGACCTTATGAGCTCCTTAGTTTCACTCTGGAGGGACCTTATTCCTACT TAAATCCTGATATTCAAGCTAAACATAAAAACAAAGGTGCTATCATAGCTATCGTTGTATCAGGTGTTTTTGCTGCATTTGTTTCAGCAATTTTAACTGTGTTAATCAAAAAACGGCATACCAAATACCGAAGCATCCTATCAAGGAAACGGCTGT CCGCAAAGCTCTCTATAAAATTGGACGGCCTTCGAAGCTTCACATTTAGAGAAATGACCTTGGCCACTAACAACTTTAATCACTCAAATCAAGTTGGTGAAGGAGGATATGGGGCTGTCTTTAAGGGAATTTTAGCTGACAAAACAGTTGTTGCTATCAAACGAGCAAAAGAAGGATCAGTACAAGGGCAGAAGGAATTTTTGACTGAGATATCTTTGTTATCTAGGGTACATCACCGGAATCTAGTTTCATTGCTAGGGTACTGTGATGAAGAAGGAGAACAG ATGCTGGTTTATGAATTCATGTGCAATGGAACTTTGCGAAACTGGCTTTCTG CTAATTGTAAAGGAGCCTTGTCGTTTGCTACAAGATTGGAGATTGTACTAGGTGCAGCAAAGGGCATTCTTTACCTCCATACAGAAGCTCATCCACCAATATTCCATAGGGATATCAAAGCCAGCAATATTCTTCTTGACTCAAAAATGACAGCTAAAGTTGCTGATTTTGGATTGTCTAGGCTTGCACCTGTGCAGGATGATGAAGGTGTACTACCTAATCATGTTTCAACTATTGTGAAGGGAACACCT GGTTATCTAGATCCCGAATACTTCTTGACCCGTAAATTGACAGATAAAAGTGATGTTTATAGCCTTGGAGTTGTGTTTCTAGAAATCTTAACCGGGATGCGTCCTATCTCACATGGAAAAAATATTGTCCGTGAG GTAAATTTGGCTCATGGCTCTGAGAAGATGTTCTCAGTTATGGACAGTACAATGGGATCTTATCCTTCTGAATGTGTGGAAAAGTTTGTAGCTTTGGCCCTTAAGTGTTGCGAAGACAAACCGGAAGACAGACCTTCAATGTTAGATGTGGTCAGGGAGCTGGAAACTATTCAGTCTATTCTCAATATGATGCCAGATATTGACGCTGATTCAGTAGATTCTAAAGCAAAATTTAACGAACCAAAGACATCGTCTTCATTTTCTGATTGCACTAGCAAGGACGCGTTTTTATCGTCCTCCAATGTGTCTGGAGCTTACAGTATCAGTGGTGTCAGTCTTACCATGCCTCGCTAA
- the LOC107002392 gene encoding protein RETICULATA-RELATED 3, chloroplastic-like, producing MVAMSQLRCSPLTGYYHSHNQSRDLSGVSARFCDNRVCFNPLKTGDVVFKQLDHLKYQVPCVGVGGGDGGSVGIGRGSGGGGGDWSKGGDSDDSKSSWDGIGPIGAFVNGWRSRVAADPQFPFKVLMEELVGVSANVLGDMASRPNFGLNELDFVFSTLVVGSIMNFVLMYLLAPTASASIQTLPLMFANCPPSHMFQSGSYGLLSRLGTFVYKGTQFAAVGFAAGLVGTALSNGLIKLRKKMDPNFETPNKPPPTLLNAATWAIHMGISSNLRYQTLNGVEFVLAKGLPPLVFKTSVIALRCVNNILGGMTFVMLAKLTGSQKADKPDEGKVVRVEDTLVGEKERLLDQNDSMHTADAASK from the exons ATGGTGGCGATGTCTCAGCTTCGTTGTTCTCCTCTTACGGGTTActatcatagtcataatcaaaGTCGTGATCTTTCTGGTGTTTCAGCCAGATTTTGTGATAATAGGGTCTGTTTTAATCCTTTGAAAACTGGGGATGTTGTGTTTAAACAATTGGATCATCTGAAGTATCAAGTTCCTTGTGTTGGTGTTGGTGGAGGTGATGGAGGAAGTGTTGGGATTGGAAGGGGTA gtgggggtggtgGGGGTGATTGGAGTAAAGGTGGAGATTCAGATGATTCAAAGTCTTCTTGGGATGGGATTGGACCAATTGGTGCTTTTGTTAATGGATGGAGATCAAGGGTGGCTGCAGATCCACAGTTTCCTTTTAAGGTTCTTATGGAGGAATTGGTTGGTGTAAGTGCTAATGTTCTTGGAGATATGGCATCAAGGCCTAATTTTGGGCTTAATGAATTAGATTTTGTGTTTTCGACGCTTGTTGTTGGTTCGATTATGAATTTTGTGTTGATGTATCTGTTGGCACCAACAGCATCTGCTTCGATCCAAACTCTTCCTTTGATGTTCGCCAATTGTCCACCGAGCCACATGTTTCAGTCTGGTTCTTATGGTTTATTGAGTAGGCTTGGTACATTTGTGTACAAAGGAACTCAATTTGCTGCAGTTGGATTTGCAGCAGGGCTTGTTGGGACTGCATTATCTAATGGTTTAATCAAGTTGAGGAAGAAGATGGATCCGAATTTCGAAACACCAAACAAGCCACCTCCTACACTTTTGAATGCAGCAACATGGGCAATACATATGGGTATCAGTAGTAATTTAAGATATCAAACACTTAACGGTGTTGAGTTTGTGCTAGCTAAAGGTCTTCCTCCTTTGGTATTTAAGACCTCGGTTATTGCTTTGAGATGCGTGAATAACATTCTTGGGGGAATGACATTCGTCATGTTAGCAAAGCTCACAGGATCACAGAAAGCGGATAAACCAGATGAAGGAAAGGTTGTTCGCGTTGAAGACACACTAGTTGGAGAGAAAGAAAGGTTGCTGGACCAGAATGACAGTATGCATACCGCTGATGCTGCTTCAAAGTGA